Proteins co-encoded in one uncultured Bacteroides sp. genomic window:
- a CDS encoding lipoprotein signal peptidase, translating into MRIKITKGQLSVLIILSVLVIDQIIKVLVKTGMHLHENIRVCGNWFYIYFTENNGMAFGMEIFGKLFLTSFRIIAVALIGYYIVKVIKKNVKTGYVVCLSMILAGALGNILDSIFYGVLFSASYPANYINSSLATFMPDGGGYSTWLYGKVVDMFYFPIIDTTWPSWMPFIGGDHFIFFSPIFNFADASISCGIIALLLFYSNYLNEGHRTKKEVINKDEEQTK; encoded by the coding sequence ATGAGAATAAAAATAACGAAAGGACAGTTGTCTGTCCTGATTATACTTTCTGTACTTGTTATTGACCAAATAATTAAGGTCCTGGTAAAAACAGGAATGCATTTACATGAAAATATTCGTGTTTGTGGAAATTGGTTTTACATTTATTTTACTGAAAATAATGGAATGGCTTTTGGAATGGAAATATTCGGAAAACTATTCCTTACATCATTTCGTATAATTGCTGTAGCATTAATCGGTTATTATATTGTTAAAGTAATCAAGAAAAATGTGAAAACAGGCTATGTAGTTTGTCTTTCAATGATCTTGGCTGGTGCATTAGGTAATATTCTTGATAGCATATTTTATGGTGTATTATTTAGTGCAAGTTATCCTGCAAATTACATCAATTCTTCATTAGCGACATTCATGCCTGATGGGGGAGGTTATTCTACCTGGCTGTATGGGAAAGTAGTAGATATGTTTTATTTTCCCATAATAGATACAACTTGGCCTAGCTGGATGCCATTTATTGGTGGAGATCACTTTATATTTTTTAGTCCTATTTTTAATTTTGCTGATGCTTCTATTAGTTGTGGTATAATAGCTCTTCTTCTCTTTTATAGTAATTATTTGAATGAAGGCCATCGTACTAAAAAAGAAGTAATTAATAAGGATGAAGAACAAACTAAATAA